The following coding sequences lie in one Silurus meridionalis isolate SWU-2019-XX chromosome 19, ASM1480568v1, whole genome shotgun sequence genomic window:
- the cstf1 gene encoding cleavage stimulation factor subunit 1 → MYRPKPTLRDRQHLYRLIISQLLYDGYTNIANSLINEVKPQSVVSPSEQLMQLAKIGLENDDSAVQYAIGRSDTVAPGVGIDLEFDADVQTMSPEASEYETCYVTSHKGPCRVATYSRDGQLIATGSADASIKILDTERMLAKSAMPLEVMMNETAQQNMENHPVIRTLYDHVDEVTCLAFHPTEQILASGSRDYTLKLFDYSKPSAKRAFKYIQEAEMLRSISFHPSGDFLLVGTQHPTLRLYDVNTFQCFVSCNPLDQHTDAICSVSYNPGANTYVTCSKDGSIKLWDGISNRCVSTFEKAHDGAEVCSAVFSKNSKYILSSGKDSVAKLWEISTGRTLVKYTGAGLSGRQTHRTQGVFNHTEDYVLLPDERTVSLCCWDSRTAERKNLLSLGHNNIVRCIVHSPTNPGFMTCSDDFRARFWYRRTTTD, encoded by the exons ATGTATCGTCCTAAACCGACCCTCAGAGACAGACAGCACTTGTATAGGCTGATCATCAGCCAGCTGCTGTACGACGGTTACACCAACATTGCCAACAGCCTCATAAACGAAGTGAAGCCGCAGAGTGTGGTGTCACCATCCGAGCAGCTTATGCAGCTCGCCAAGATCG GATTGGAGAACGATGACAGTGCAGTGCAGTATGCTATTGGACGCTCGGATACTGTGGCTCCTGGTGTGGGAATCGACCTAGAGTTCGATGCTGACGTGCAGACCATGTCTCCGGAGGCCTCGGAGTACGAGACATGCTATGTGACTTCACACAAAGGGCCGTGTCGTGTTGCCACATACAGTCGGGATGGACAGCTTATAGCCACTGGCTCTGCAGACGCCTCTATTAAAATATTGGACACAGAACGTATGCTGGCCAAGAGTGCAATGCCACTGGAG GTGATGATGAATGAGACAGCACAGCAGAACATGGAGAACCACCCAGTTATCCGAACACTGTATGACCATGTAGATGAGGTTACCTGCCTTGCTTTCCATCCCACTGAGCAGATCCTGGCCTCAGGATCTCGTGATTACACCCTCAAACTGTTTGACTACTCCAAACCCTCCGCAAAAAGAGCTTTCAAATACATTCAG GAAGCAGAAATGCTGCGCTCAATTTCCTTCCACCCATCAGGAGATTTCTTGCTGGTGGGCACACAGCATCCGACGCTGCGTCTTTATGATGTCAATACATTCCAGTGTTTTGTGTCGTGCAACCCTCTGGATCAGCACACTGACGCTATCTGCAGCGTGAGCTACAACCCAGGAGCCAACACCTACGTCACATGCAGCAAGGACGGCAGCATCAAGCTGTGGGACGGCATCTCCAACCGATGTGTGTCTACATTCGAGAAAGCGCATGACGGGGCTGAGGTCTGCTCGGCCGTCTTCTCGAAAAACTCAAAGTACATTCTCTCCAGCGGCAAGGACTCCGTAGCCAAGCTGTGGGAGATCTCCACCGGGCGCACGCTAGTCAAGTACACAG gagcAGGATTGAGTGGACGTCAGACTCACCGCACACAGGGCGTTTTTAACCACACAGAGGACTACGTGCTGTTGCCAGATGAGCGGACGGTCAGCCTGTGCTGTTGGGACTCGCGCACAGCCGAGCGGAAGAACCTGCTTTCACTTGGCCATAACAATATTGTGCGCTGCATAGTGCACTCTCCCACTAACCCGGGCTTCATGACGTGCAGTGACGACTTCCGTGCCCGCTTCTGGTACCGCCGGACCACTACAGACTGA